One stretch of Streptomyces sp. R21 DNA includes these proteins:
- a CDS encoding acetate--CoA ligase family protein, with protein sequence MAEDRVLRVRTLLDSVRAEGRAALTAPEGKVIADAYGIAVPGEELATDVDEAVACAARFGGPVVMKIVSPDILHKTDAGGVVVGVAGSTDVRAAFCRIVENARAYDPKARIDGVQVQELLPQGQEVIVGAVTDPTFGKVVAFGLGGVLVEVLKDVTFRLAPVDADEALSMLDSIRAAEILRGVRGAPAVDRWALAEQIRRVSELVADFPEIAEVDLNPVIATPESAIAADIRVILAEEVVKPRRKYSREEILTSMRRLMQPSSVAVIGASNEQGKIGNSVMRNLIDGGFAGEIHPVNPRADDILGRKAYKSVTDVPGEVDVAVFAIPAKFVASALEEVGRKGIPNAVLIPSGFAETGEHALQDEIVAIAERHGVRLLGPNIYGYYSTWQDLCATFCTPYDVKGGVALTSQSGGIGMAILGFARTTKTGVSAIVGLGNKSDLDEDDLLTWFGEDPHTECIAMHLEDLKDGRAFVEAARATVPRKPVVVLKAGRTAAGARAAGSHTGALAGDDAVYDDILKQAGVIRAPGLNDMLEYARALPVLPAPRGDNVVIITGAGGSGVLLSDAVTDNGLSLMEIPPDLDASFREFIPPFGAAGNPVDITGGEPPSTYEATIRLGLTDPRIHALVLGYWHTIVTPPMVFAELTARVVAEFRERGIEKPVVASLAGDVEVEEACQYLFEHGVVAYPYTTEKPVAVLGAKYRWARAAGLLGGGS encoded by the coding sequence ATGGCCGAAGACCGGGTGCTGAGGGTGCGCACACTCCTCGACTCCGTACGGGCCGAGGGGCGCGCCGCGCTGACCGCGCCCGAGGGCAAGGTGATCGCCGACGCGTACGGGATCGCCGTGCCCGGTGAGGAGTTGGCCACGGACGTCGACGAGGCGGTGGCGTGCGCGGCGCGCTTCGGCGGTCCCGTCGTGATGAAGATCGTCTCCCCCGACATCCTGCACAAGACCGACGCGGGCGGCGTCGTCGTCGGCGTGGCGGGTTCGACGGACGTGCGTGCCGCGTTCTGCCGGATCGTCGAGAACGCGCGGGCGTACGACCCGAAGGCGCGCATCGACGGGGTACAGGTGCAGGAACTGCTGCCCCAGGGGCAGGAGGTCATCGTCGGGGCGGTGACGGATCCGACGTTCGGCAAGGTCGTCGCCTTCGGGCTGGGCGGTGTGCTGGTGGAGGTCCTGAAGGACGTCACCTTCCGCCTCGCCCCGGTGGACGCCGACGAGGCGCTGTCCATGCTGGACTCGATCCGCGCCGCGGAGATCCTGCGTGGGGTGCGCGGTGCGCCGGCCGTGGACCGGTGGGCGCTCGCCGAGCAGATCCGCCGGGTCTCCGAACTCGTCGCGGACTTCCCGGAGATCGCCGAAGTGGACCTCAACCCGGTGATCGCCACGCCGGAGAGCGCGATAGCGGCGGACATCCGCGTGATCCTCGCGGAGGAGGTGGTCAAGCCCCGCAGGAAGTACTCGCGGGAGGAGATCCTGACCTCGATGCGCCGGCTGATGCAGCCCTCGTCCGTGGCCGTGATCGGCGCGTCCAACGAGCAGGGCAAGATCGGCAATTCGGTGATGCGCAACCTCATCGACGGCGGCTTCGCCGGGGAGATCCATCCGGTGAACCCCAGGGCCGATGACATTCTGGGCCGCAAGGCGTACAAGAGTGTCACGGACGTTCCCGGTGAGGTGGATGTGGCGGTCTTCGCGATTCCCGCCAAGTTCGTGGCCTCGGCCCTGGAGGAGGTGGGACGCAAGGGGATCCCCAACGCCGTACTGATCCCCTCCGGGTTCGCGGAGACCGGCGAACACGCGCTCCAGGACGAGATCGTGGCCATCGCCGAACGGCACGGCGTCCGGCTGCTCGGGCCGAACATCTACGGCTACTACTCGACGTGGCAGGACCTGTGCGCCACGTTCTGCACGCCGTACGACGTCAAGGGCGGTGTCGCGCTGACCTCGCAGTCCGGTGGCATCGGGATGGCCATCCTGGGTTTCGCACGCACTACGAAGACGGGTGTTTCGGCGATCGTCGGGCTCGGCAACAAGTCGGACCTGGACGAGGACGACCTGCTCACCTGGTTCGGCGAGGACCCGCACACCGAGTGCATAGCGATGCACCTGGAGGACCTCAAGGACGGCCGCGCCTTCGTGGAGGCCGCCCGGGCGACGGTCCCCAGGAAGCCGGTCGTGGTCCTCAAGGCGGGGCGTACGGCGGCGGGTGCCAGGGCCGCCGGCTCCCACACGGGCGCACTCGCGGGCGACGACGCCGTGTACGACGACATCCTCAAGCAGGCGGGTGTCATCAGGGCGCCGGGACTGAACGACATGCTGGAGTACGCGCGCGCGTTGCCGGTCCTTCCGGCTCCCCGGGGCGACAACGTCGTGATCATCACCGGCGCGGGCGGCAGTGGCGTTCTCCTGTCGGACGCGGTGACCGACAACGGGCTGTCCCTGATGGAGATCCCGCCGGACCTGGACGCGTCCTTCAGGGAGTTCATCCCGCCCTTCGGGGCCGCGGGCAACCCGGTCGACATCACGGGCGGCGAGCCCCCGTCGACGTACGAGGCGACGATCCGTCTCGGCCTCACGGACCCGCGCATCCACGCACTCGTCCTCGGCTACTGGCACACCATCGTGACTCCTCCCATGGTCTTCGCCGAGCTCACCGCGCGCGTGGTGGCCGAGTTCCGGGAGCGCGGCATCGAGAAGCCGGTGGTGGCATCCCTCGCGGGCGACGTCGAGGTCGAGGAGGCGTGCCAGTACCTCTTCGAGCACGGGGTCGTGGCGTACCCGTACACGACCGAGAAGCCGGTGGCCGTGCTGGGTGCGAAGTACCGCTGGGCGCGGGCGGCGGGCCTGTTGGGGGGCGGTTCATGA
- a CDS encoding OFA family MFS transporter gives MTTTDLPTSVPYREVTDRNGRLYRIGETDRDIMGRPRWTMVLFPWLGMLGISSSEYAFTSAEDTLHDAHLWGSGHIFWLMGVWVFFQAAVAFPAGRLRESGRLPARYAMFLGALGTVIGYLSLAYAPHVTVAYIGFGMFSGIGAGLVYATCVNMVGKWYPERKGGKTGMVNGGFAYGSVPFVFLFTSYMDLSNYQGVLVMVGVICCTVVAAAGWFFKDPPKGWWPPHVNPLKVSDDPKIRRALEKNPPAVKQYTPKEAARTPVLWMMWFCLLCTAGINIFGIAFQVPFGKDMGFAGGIVATAMSLKAIVNGTGRGVIGWISDRSGRRNTLIIVCLVLGSAQFGVLVSGQMGSMPFFLFCSMVSGFGGGAIFPLFAAMTADYFGENNNASNYGMVYSSKLISGLVGSGMGAVVVGAWDYHGAFVLAGSVGLASAVLALFLKAPGRPKARSIVPNPQPLGEEMA, from the coding sequence ATGACAACCACCGACCTACCGACATCCGTCCCCTACAGGGAGGTGACGGATCGCAACGGCCGCCTGTACCGCATCGGTGAGACCGACCGGGACATCATGGGGCGACCACGCTGGACCATGGTGCTCTTCCCATGGCTGGGCATGCTGGGCATCAGCTCCTCGGAGTACGCGTTCACGTCGGCCGAGGACACCCTGCACGACGCCCATCTCTGGGGCAGTGGGCACATCTTCTGGCTGATGGGTGTCTGGGTCTTCTTCCAGGCGGCCGTCGCCTTCCCCGCCGGGCGACTGCGCGAGAGCGGACGGCTGCCCGCGCGGTACGCCATGTTCCTCGGCGCGCTCGGCACGGTCATCGGCTATCTCTCACTCGCTTACGCGCCGCACGTGACCGTCGCGTACATCGGGTTCGGCATGTTCAGCGGCATCGGCGCCGGCCTCGTCTACGCGACCTGCGTGAACATGGTCGGCAAGTGGTATCCGGAGCGCAAGGGCGGCAAGACCGGCATGGTCAACGGCGGTTTCGCCTACGGCTCGGTGCCCTTCGTCTTCCTGTTCACCTCGTACATGGATCTGAGCAACTACCAGGGTGTCCTGGTGATGGTCGGCGTGATCTGCTGCACGGTCGTAGCCGCAGCGGGCTGGTTCTTCAAGGACCCGCCCAAGGGCTGGTGGCCCCCGCACGTCAACCCGTTGAAGGTGTCCGACGACCCGAAGATCCGGCGGGCGCTGGAGAAGAACCCGCCCGCCGTGAAGCAGTACACCCCCAAGGAGGCCGCCCGTACGCCCGTTCTGTGGATGATGTGGTTCTGTCTGCTGTGCACGGCCGGGATCAACATCTTCGGCATCGCCTTCCAGGTGCCGTTCGGCAAGGACATGGGATTCGCCGGCGGGATCGTGGCCACGGCGATGTCCCTGAAGGCCATCGTCAACGGCACCGGGCGCGGCGTGATCGGCTGGATCTCCGACCGCTCCGGCCGCCGCAACACGCTGATCATCGTGTGTCTGGTGCTGGGCTCCGCGCAGTTCGGCGTGCTGGTCTCCGGCCAGATGGGCAGCATGCCGTTCTTCCTGTTCTGCTCCATGGTCTCCGGCTTCGGCGGCGGCGCGATCTTCCCGCTGTTCGCCGCGATGACCGCCGACTACTTCGGTGAGAACAACAACGCCTCCAACTACGGCATGGTCTACAGCTCGAAGCTGATCTCGGGCCTGGTGGGCTCCGGCATGGGCGCGGTCGTCGTCGGCGCGTGGGACTACCACGGCGCCTTCGTGCTCGCGGGCTCCGTGGGCCTCGCCTCCGCCGTGCTGGCGCTGTTCCTGAAGGCACCGGGCCGCCCGAAGGCCCGGAGCATCGTCCCCAACCCGCAACCGCTCGGCGAGGAGATGGCGTGA
- a CDS encoding OFA family MFS transporter, whose protein sequence is MTADPIAAKDASDGTDASLRSQSTYREVTDSRGRVYRIGETDRDILGHSRKFMVYLPWLAMMAISVFEYAYGSAEDTLSHAHGWTQSNTFWILSVWVFFQAGIAFPAGWLREKGILTARRAMYVGSVMCLIGFLALSHLSNVLLAILGFGVIGGLGSGLVYATCINMVGKWFPERRGARTGFVNGGFAYGSLPFIFIFNYAFDTANYHRVLDLIGCYVLVVVLSCAFFFKDPPKNWWPADVDPLTFAGNSKNAASLAKNPPAVKQYTPKEAIRTGVLPLMWITLVMTAGVSIFGISFQVDFAKEVGFGPLVAASSMGIMAVINGVGRAVVGWLSDTWGRKPTLVFVIVVLGLAQFGVIWAGDIRSEWLFLFFAFLSGFGGGAFYPMFAALTPDYFGENYNATNYGLVYSGKLISGLFGGGLGSMVVAAWGYNGAYALAGGVSMVAAAIALLLRQPGRTRESTPAPQPQPAG, encoded by the coding sequence ATGACGGCTGACCCCATCGCCGCGAAGGACGCGTCGGACGGCACCGACGCCTCACTCCGCTCGCAGTCCACCTACCGCGAAGTGACCGACTCCCGAGGACGCGTCTACCGGATCGGCGAGACCGACCGGGACATCCTGGGCCACTCACGCAAGTTCATGGTCTATCTGCCGTGGCTCGCCATGATGGCCATCAGCGTCTTCGAATACGCGTATGGCTCCGCCGAGGACACCCTGTCCCACGCGCACGGCTGGACGCAGAGCAACACCTTCTGGATCCTGAGCGTCTGGGTCTTCTTCCAGGCCGGCATCGCCTTCCCGGCGGGCTGGCTGCGGGAGAAGGGCATCCTGACCGCCCGCAGGGCGATGTACGTCGGTTCGGTCATGTGCCTCATCGGCTTCCTCGCCCTGTCGCACCTGAGCAACGTACTGCTGGCCATTCTGGGCTTCGGCGTCATCGGCGGCCTCGGCTCGGGCCTGGTCTACGCGACCTGCATCAACATGGTCGGCAAGTGGTTCCCCGAGCGCCGGGGCGCCCGGACGGGTTTCGTCAACGGCGGCTTCGCGTACGGCTCCCTGCCCTTCATCTTCATCTTCAACTACGCGTTCGACACCGCCAACTACCACCGGGTCCTCGACCTCATCGGCTGCTATGTACTGGTCGTCGTGCTGTCCTGCGCGTTCTTCTTCAAGGACCCGCCGAAGAACTGGTGGCCGGCGGACGTCGACCCGCTCACCTTCGCCGGGAACAGCAAGAACGCGGCGAGCCTGGCCAAGAACCCTCCCGCGGTGAAGCAGTACACCCCGAAGGAGGCCATCAGGACCGGCGTGCTCCCGCTGATGTGGATCACGCTGGTGATGACCGCGGGCGTGTCCATCTTCGGGATCTCCTTCCAGGTCGACTTCGCCAAGGAGGTCGGCTTCGGACCGCTGGTCGCCGCGTCGTCGATGGGCATCATGGCCGTCATCAACGGCGTCGGCCGCGCGGTGGTCGGCTGGCTGTCCGACACCTGGGGCCGCAAGCCGACCCTGGTGTTCGTCATCGTCGTCCTGGGGCTCGCCCAGTTCGGTGTGATCTGGGCCGGCGACATCCGCAGCGAATGGCTCTTCCTGTTCTTCGCCTTCCTCTCCGGATTCGGCGGCGGGGCCTTCTACCCGATGTTCGCGGCCCTGACGCCGGACTACTTCGGCGAGAACTACAACGCCACCAACTACGGCCTGGTGTACAGCGGCAAGCTGATCAGCGGCCTGTTCGGGGGCGGGCTGGGATCGATGGTGGTCGCGGCCTGGGGCTACAACGGGGCGTACGCGCTGGCCGGTGGCGTCTCGATGGTGGCGGCGGCCATCGCGCTGCTGCTGAGGCAGCCGGGGCGGACCCGGGAATCCACCCCGGCTCCGCAGCCGCAGCCAGCGGGCTGA
- a CDS encoding sugar phosphate isomerase/epimerase family protein: MTAFNDESATTASPSGEALRRTLGLSRRSFLSTCTAAATAAIAAPILGASPALAQDNSRGGDQGGSVLVPADRRGIILYTVRDAVGRDPLGTDLPSGFREVFQQLSRFGYRQVEFAGYGQHANAPGGANLESVEGAKMLRSWLDAYGLRAQGNHGFIPPSWPFTAPDLDTFKKHLEIANILGMDHMGTGGDPTGSAYRADWDVAADKWNALGEIARREGIKLYTHNHDAAYAFLLDGGPLDDQGRPTRSSGIRKLEYFLKITDPKVVWLEMDIFWAHVAQYKFHTYTAHDGSTQEKLFDPAGLVACHNKRYPLFHAKDGTVNTTNGMGYDMVPFGTGVIDYTTFFTRVGARNYHNPMVEQDNAPSATDPGQSLKHAKIGYDNLAALRKKRTSN, encoded by the coding sequence GTGACCGCGTTCAACGACGAATCCGCAACCACCGCATCCCCAAGCGGCGAGGCCCTGCGCCGCACCCTCGGCCTCAGCCGCCGCAGCTTCCTCAGCACCTGCACCGCCGCCGCGACGGCGGCCATCGCCGCGCCCATCCTCGGCGCCTCACCCGCCTTGGCCCAGGACAACAGCAGAGGCGGCGACCAGGGCGGAAGTGTCCTCGTTCCCGCCGACCGGCGCGGCATCATCCTCTACACCGTCCGCGACGCCGTGGGCCGCGACCCGCTCGGCACCGATCTGCCCTCCGGGTTCCGCGAGGTCTTCCAGCAGCTCTCGCGGTTCGGCTACCGCCAGGTGGAGTTCGCCGGATACGGCCAGCACGCCAACGCCCCGGGCGGTGCGAACCTGGAGTCCGTCGAGGGCGCCAAGATGCTGCGCTCCTGGCTCGACGCGTACGGACTGCGGGCCCAGGGCAACCACGGCTTCATACCGCCGTCCTGGCCCTTCACGGCCCCCGACCTGGACACCTTCAAGAAGCACCTGGAGATCGCCAACATCCTCGGCATGGACCACATGGGCACGGGTGGCGACCCCACGGGCAGTGCCTACCGGGCCGACTGGGACGTGGCTGCCGACAAGTGGAACGCCCTCGGTGAGATCGCCCGCCGCGAGGGCATTAAGCTCTACACCCACAACCACGACGCGGCGTACGCGTTCCTGCTCGACGGGGGGCCGTTGGACGACCAGGGCCGCCCGACCCGCAGCTCGGGTATCCGCAAGCTGGAGTACTTCCTCAAGATCACCGATCCCAAGGTCGTCTGGCTGGAGATGGACATCTTCTGGGCGCACGTCGCCCAGTACAAGTTCCACACCTACACCGCTCACGACGGCTCCACCCAGGAGAAGCTCTTCGACCCCGCCGGGCTCGTCGCCTGCCACAACAAGCGCTATCCGCTGTTCCACGCCAAGGACGGCACCGTCAACACGACCAACGGCATGGGGTACGACATGGTGCCGTTCGGCACCGGCGTCATCGACTACACCACGTTCTTCACGCGCGTCGGCGCGCGGAACTACCACAACCCGATGGTCGAGCAGGACAACGCACCCAGCGCCACCGACCCCGGGCAGTCGCTGAAGCACGCGAAGATCGGCTACGACAACCTCGCGGCCCTCCGCAAGAAGCGCACTAGCAACTAG
- the eboE gene encoding metabolite traffic protein EboE: MRFRHPDGSTVHLAYCTNVHPAETLDGVLAQLRDHCEPVRRRLGRDRLGIGLWLAKDAARALVTDPSALRGLRTELDRRGLEVVTLNGFPYEGFGSEVVKYRVYKPDWADPERLDHTTALARVLAQLLPEDVTEGSISTLPLAWRTAHTEERAKTARTALVTLGERLDALQELTGRSIRIGLEPEPGCTVETTRDALAPLTAIGHERIGICVDTCHLATSFEDPHSALDALARARVPVVKSQLSAALHAEHPHLPEVRAALAAFDEPRFLHQTRTATAAGLRGTDDLGEALQGDALPDARPWRAHFHVPLHAAPATPLASTLPVLQAALTRLVGGPHPLTHHLEVETYTWQALPPELRPRARAQLVDGIAAELTLARDLLTDLGLKELP, from the coding sequence ATGCGCTTCCGGCACCCCGACGGTTCCACCGTCCACCTCGCCTACTGCACCAACGTCCATCCCGCTGAGACCCTCGACGGCGTCCTCGCCCAACTCCGTGACCACTGCGAACCCGTGCGCAGACGACTCGGCCGTGACCGTCTCGGCATCGGCCTGTGGCTGGCCAAGGACGCCGCGCGCGCCCTCGTCACCGACCCGTCCGCCCTGCGCGGCCTGCGTACCGAACTCGACCGCCGCGGCCTCGAAGTCGTCACCCTCAACGGCTTCCCCTATGAGGGCTTCGGCTCCGAAGTGGTCAAGTACCGGGTGTACAAGCCGGACTGGGCCGACCCCGAGCGGCTCGACCACACCACCGCCCTGGCCCGCGTCCTCGCCCAACTCCTGCCCGAGGACGTCACCGAAGGCAGCATCTCCACCCTGCCGCTGGCCTGGCGCACCGCGCACACCGAGGAGCGTGCCAAGACCGCCCGCACCGCCCTCGTAACCCTCGGCGAACGCCTCGACGCCCTGCAGGAGTTGACCGGCCGCTCCATCCGTATCGGTCTGGAACCGGAACCTGGCTGCACCGTCGAGACCACGCGGGACGCCCTCGCCCCGCTCACCGCGATCGGCCACGAACGCATCGGCATCTGCGTCGACACCTGCCACCTCGCCACCTCCTTCGAAGATCCGCACTCCGCCCTGGACGCGCTCGCCCGCGCCCGCGTCCCCGTGGTCAAGTCCCAGCTCTCAGCTGCCCTGCACGCCGAACACCCCCATCTCCCCGAAGTCCGCGCGGCCCTCGCCGCCTTCGACGAACCCCGCTTCCTGCACCAGACCCGCACAGCCACCGCCGCCGGCCTACGCGGCACCGACGACCTGGGCGAGGCACTCCAGGGCGACGCTCTGCCCGACGCCCGCCCCTGGCGCGCCCACTTTCACGTCCCGCTGCACGCCGCCCCCGCGACTCCCCTCGCTTCCACCCTCCCGGTCCTCCAGGCCGCCCTGACCCGGCTCGTCGGCGGGCCGCACCCGCTCACCCACCATCTGGAGGTCGAGACCTACACCTGGCAGGCCCTCCCTCCCGAGCTGCGCCCGCGCGCCCGCGCCCAGCTCGTCGACGGCATCGCCGCCGAGCTCACCCTCGCCCGCGACCTCCTGACGGACCTCGGCCTGAAGGAACTCCCATGA
- a CDS encoding TatD family hydrolase codes for MRIFDPHIHMTSRTTDDYQAMYAAGVRAVVEPAFWLGQPRTSAASFLDYFDSLLGWEPFRAAQYGIAHHCTLALNPKEANDPRCVPVLDHLPRYLVKDQVVAVGEIGYDAMTPAEDTALAAQLQLAAEHGLPALVHTPHRDKLAGLRRTLDVVRESALPAGRVLVDHLNETTVKEAKDSGCWLGFSVYPDTKMDEERMVAVLQTYGPERVLVNSAADWGRSDPLKTRAVGDALLAAGFTEDAVDQVLWRNPVAFYALSGRLNLNTAVTSAPATHEGNSILRGGE; via the coding sequence ATGCGCATCTTCGACCCGCACATCCATATGACGTCCCGGACCACCGACGACTACCAGGCCATGTATGCGGCGGGTGTGCGGGCTGTGGTCGAGCCGGCGTTCTGGCTGGGCCAGCCGCGCACCTCGGCCGCCTCCTTCCTGGACTACTTTGATTCGCTGCTGGGCTGGGAGCCCTTCCGTGCCGCGCAGTACGGCATCGCCCATCACTGCACGCTGGCTCTCAATCCCAAGGAGGCCAACGACCCGCGCTGTGTGCCGGTGCTGGACCACCTGCCCCGCTATCTGGTCAAGGACCAGGTCGTCGCGGTGGGGGAGATCGGCTACGACGCGATGACGCCGGCCGAGGACACCGCGCTGGCCGCCCAGCTGCAGCTGGCCGCCGAGCACGGCCTGCCGGCCCTGGTGCACACCCCGCACCGCGACAAGCTGGCCGGGCTGCGCCGCACCCTGGACGTGGTCCGTGAATCCGCCCTGCCCGCGGGCCGCGTGCTGGTCGACCATTTGAACGAGACCACCGTCAAGGAGGCCAAGGACAGCGGCTGCTGGCTGGGCTTTTCCGTCTACCCGGACACCAAGATGGACGAGGAACGGATGGTCGCCGTCCTGCAGACCTACGGTCCCGAGCGGGTGCTGGTGAACTCGGCGGCGGACTGGGGCAGAAGCGACCCCCTCAAGACCCGCGCTGTCGGGGATGCCCTGCTGGCGGCAGGGTTCACCGAGGACGCCGTCGACCAGGTGCTGTGGCGTAACCCCGTCGCCTTCTACGCCCTCAGCGGCCGCCTCAACCTCAACACCGCCGTCACCTCCGCACCCGCCACCCACGAGGGCAACTCCATCCTGCGCGGCGGGGAGTGA
- a CDS encoding EboA domain-containing protein gives MNHLHRTADNRTDADRTHGNRTDGNHTHGDRADESTPPGLSALHAHLTNRLDAAARTWLEQALDEAADRPGTRGPISAWELRIAEAGRRCGPEHADAARVLLLHAARAEPDTLARVYRQGTAAERRAVLHALPHLVPGPDALPLVEDALRTNDTRLVAAAVGPYAAQHLDAHPWRHAVLKCLFTGVPVDAVAELPRRARADSELARMLGDYADERSAAGRPVPEDLYRVLALTAPAATSSDRPATSGKEC, from the coding sequence ATGAACCACCTCCACCGCACCGCCGACAACCGCACCGACGCCGACCGCACTCACGGCAATCGCACCGACGGCAACCACACCCACGGCGATCGAGCCGACGAGAGCACTCCGCCCGGTCTCTCCGCCCTGCACGCCCACCTCACCAACCGGCTCGACGCAGCCGCCCGCACCTGGCTCGAACAGGCCCTCGACGAGGCCGCCGACCGCCCGGGCACCCGCGGTCCCATCTCCGCCTGGGAGCTACGGATCGCCGAGGCCGGTCGGCGGTGCGGCCCCGAGCACGCCGACGCCGCCCGTGTCCTCCTCCTGCACGCGGCCCGCGCCGAGCCGGACACCCTCGCCCGCGTGTACCGCCAGGGCACCGCGGCGGAACGCCGGGCCGTCCTGCATGCGTTGCCCCACCTGGTACCCGGCCCCGACGCCCTGCCCCTCGTCGAGGACGCCCTCCGCACCAACGACACCCGGCTCGTCGCCGCCGCCGTCGGCCCATACGCCGCCCAGCACCTGGACGCCCACCCCTGGCGGCACGCCGTCCTCAAGTGCCTGTTCACCGGCGTCCCCGTCGACGCCGTGGCCGAGCTGCCCCGACGCGCCCGCGCCGACAGTGAACTCGCCCGCATGCTCGGCGACTACGCCGACGAACGCAGCGCCGCGGGCCGTCCCGTGCCCGAGGACCTGTACCGCGTCCTGGCCCTGACCGCACCGGCCGCCACTTCGTCCGACAGGCCCGCCACGTCCGGCAAGGAGTGCTGA
- a CDS encoding sugar phosphate isomerase/epimerase family protein: protein MSPAPDSVPSLGGTVDRETNQTPCSLRFGYGTNGLTDLRLPDALSFLADLGYDGVGLTLDHMHLDPLAPDLVARTRQVARRLDALGLGVTVETGARYVLDPRRKHGPSLLDPDPDDRARRMDLLTRAVRVAADLGAHAVHCFSGVTPPGTDDDTAWKRLAEALTPVLEAATAEGIPLAVEPEPGHLLGTLADFHRLRERLGSPDALGLTLDIGHCQCLEPLPLADCVRAAAPWLRHVQIEDMRRGVHEHLPFGDGEIDFPPVLHALAETGYRALTVVELPRHSHAGPHFAEHSLSFLHRAAGAIPHAAKGRTP from the coding sequence ATGAGCCCCGCGCCCGACTCCGTCCCGAGTCTCGGCGGGACCGTCGACCGTGAGACCAACCAGACCCCTTGCTCCCTGCGCTTCGGTTACGGCACCAACGGCCTCACCGACCTCCGCCTGCCCGACGCCCTCTCCTTCCTCGCCGACCTCGGCTACGACGGCGTCGGTTTGACCCTCGACCACATGCACCTCGACCCGCTCGCCCCGGACCTCGTCGCCCGCACGCGGCAGGTGGCCCGCAGGCTGGACGCCCTCGGCCTCGGCGTGACCGTGGAGACCGGCGCCCGCTATGTCCTCGACCCGCGCCGCAAGCACGGCCCCTCGCTCCTCGACCCGGACCCGGACGACCGCGCCCGGCGCATGGACCTGCTGACCCGAGCCGTGCGCGTCGCCGCGGACCTCGGCGCCCATGCCGTGCACTGCTTCAGCGGGGTGACCCCGCCCGGCACGGACGACGACACCGCGTGGAAGCGCCTGGCCGAGGCACTCACCCCGGTACTGGAGGCAGCCACCGCCGAAGGCATCCCCCTCGCCGTCGAACCCGAACCTGGGCACCTGCTCGGTACGCTCGCCGACTTCCACCGCCTGCGGGAGCGCCTCGGCAGCCCGGACGCACTCGGCCTGACCCTGGACATCGGGCACTGCCAGTGCCTGGAACCCCTCCCTCTCGCCGACTGCGTACGTGCCGCCGCGCCCTGGCTGCGGCACGTGCAGATCGAGGACATGCGCCGCGGCGTCCATGAACACCTCCCGTTCGGGGACGGGGAGATCGACTTCCCGCCCGTCCTGCACGCCCTGGCCGAGACCGGCTACCGGGCCCTGACCGTTGTGGAACTGCCCCGCCACTCCCACGCGGGCCCCCACTTCGCCGAACACTCGCTCTCCTTCCTCCACCGAGCGGCAGGGGCGATCCCCCACGCCGCCAAAGGGAGAACCCCATGA
- a CDS encoding SCO3242 family prenyltransferase — MSRRERPVSPRADGTPHAALRAWAELLRLPALFTVPGDTLAGAAAVATRPNTRTLLAVGSSLCLYEAGMALNDWADREEDTVDRPHRPLPSGRIAPTAALTAAGVLTTAGLALAARAGGPAIAVAVPLAATVWAYDLALKHTAGGPVAMGTARGLDLLLGAAATSGRTREALPSAALLATHTLAVTAVSRQETRGGSSLAPLAALGTTGLLTRLLTPRGTGPHSAAATLPVALAAAYAATVARPYFHAALNPSPPLTQRAVGAGIRALIPLQAALAARSGAPATALLTAALAPAARSFARKVSVT, encoded by the coding sequence ATGAGCCGACGAGAACGGCCGGTGAGCCCCCGAGCGGACGGGACGCCTCATGCCGCTCTGCGTGCCTGGGCGGAACTCCTGCGCCTACCGGCCCTGTTCACCGTCCCCGGCGACACACTCGCCGGCGCGGCCGCAGTCGCGACCCGCCCCAACACCCGAACCCTTCTCGCAGTCGGCTCCTCCCTCTGTCTGTACGAGGCGGGCATGGCCCTCAACGACTGGGCGGACCGCGAGGAGGACACCGTGGACCGCCCGCACCGCCCCCTCCCCTCCGGCCGCATCGCTCCGACTGCGGCCCTCACCGCAGCCGGCGTCCTCACCACGGCCGGTCTGGCACTCGCCGCCCGCGCCGGCGGCCCCGCAATCGCGGTCGCTGTTCCCCTCGCGGCAACAGTCTGGGCGTACGACCTCGCCCTGAAACACACCGCCGGAGGCCCGGTGGCGATGGGCACGGCCAGAGGACTCGACCTGCTCCTGGGCGCCGCGGCAACCTCCGGCCGCACCCGCGAAGCCCTCCCCTCCGCCGCACTCCTCGCCACCCACACCCTCGCGGTGACGGCCGTCTCCCGCCAGGAGACCCGGGGCGGATCATCCCTGGCCCCCTTGGCGGCCCTGGGCACGACCGGACTGCTGACCCGGCTGCTGACGCCCCGTGGGACCGGCCCCCACAGTGCCGCAGCCACCTTGCCCGTGGCCCTCGCCGCGGCCTACGCCGCAACCGTCGCCCGCCCCTACTTCCACGCCGCCCTGAACCCGTCACCCCCACTCACCCAACGCGCTGTCGGCGCAGGCATCCGCGCCCTGATCCCCCTCCAGGCGGCCCTCGCCGCCCGCTCCGGCGCCCCCGCCACCGCGCTGCTCACGGCCGCCCTCGCCCCGGCGGCCCGCAGCTTCGCGAGGAAGGTGAGCGTGACATGA